The window CTACCGTCCGGTCTACCCGACGTGAACCAAACCCAGGGAACGCCAGTGGATTCAATCCGAACTCAGGGCGAGCTGCCTTACTCCGAACCGTTCCTCGAATTCCACCACATTGACGATGCCGCGGCGATGGGTGCCGTCGCCGATCTTGCGGTCGCCATCCCAGGCCTCGACCTCGAATACCACGCTCTTGGGATCGATCTGGATGACCCGAGCGATGGCGCGGACGGTACGGCCGACCGGGGTTGCCGCGAGGTGGCGGACCTTCACGTCCATGCCGACGCTGACAAAACCCTCCGGCAGGTGTGAAGCGATGGCGAAGCCCGCCGCCATTTCCATATGCAGGATCATCATCGGCGTGGCATAGACCTGCGGCATTTGCGCCACGAAATGACCGACCGTCATCTCAGAGGTCATCGTCACGATCTTTTCCGCCGTCATGCCAATGGTGACGTTGTCGAGCACACCCATATCTGTCTGGTCCGCGTTGAATATAAACTGGCGGCATCTCTGATGCCGCCAGCAACGTTGTTTGTAGGAGGGCTACGGCTCCGACTCGGCCATCTACGCTTTGGGCATGACGCCCGGGCCGCCGTCCGGCCATTTGGCGATGGTCGCTTCGTCTATATTGAGATGCTGGGCAACCAACGCCGGCGGCGTATGCGTCAGCCAGTTGGACAGCGAAATCTCTTCATACTGGGGTGCCCTGAAGACCCCGATAAACACCAGGTCCGTGTCGCCTACATTCTCAACATAGTGCCCCAGGTTTTTCTTGACGTAGCCGATGTCTCCAGCATTGAAGTCCATCGTCATCGCATTCGGGCCGGTATTGAACACCGTCATGCGGCCCTTGCCCTTGATGTAATACTGCCACTCGTCGGCGTTCGGATGCCAGTGCATCTCGCGCACCCCGCCGGGACGAACCGTTACCAGCGCGGCTGCAACCGTCGTTGAGACCATGAAGTTGCTGCTGTCGGCAACCCGCACGTCGCCGCCTTTGGATTCTTTCGTCGGAGCTGACGCTCCCAGCCGGAAGATAAAGGGATGGGGTGGAACGCCCCCGGTTTTTCCGATTGCAGCGCGGTCCGCTGCCAGATCGCCAGGCAGCTTGCCCTGGAAGATCCAGAGATCTTGCAGCGGAATCTTCGCGAACGTCTCGGCCGGAACGCCGAAATTCTTGGCGAGCACTTCGGGGGGCGTATGGGCGAACCAGTCCGTCACCAATAGCGTATTGAACTCGCTGGCGTCGCCGTCGTCAAAGCAGATCACGAATTCGCAACCGTCCGGGCCGAGACCCTGCAACGAATGCGGGTAGCCCGCCGGAAAATACCAAAGGTCGCCCTCTTTGACGTCCGCAACGTACGGCCGGCCCATGGTGTCGAGAACCGTCACGCGGCAATTGCCGTAAGTCATGATCGCCCACTCGGCGGCCTGGTGCCAGTGTAATTCCCTGATGCCACCGGACGTCAGCCGCATGTTGACGCCCGAGATCGTTTTCGAAATTGCGAAATCTTCCTGCGTCACCTGGCGTGCCCAGCCGCCGTTCTGGACGCGCTTCGGCGCGTTGTTGAAGGAGGCCCAGTCCAGCGGCATGCCGCCGACGTCGGTCGGCGGCGGAAATTGTGCTGACGGAAACTGGTTGCCGAGGGCTGGGTTTTGCGGGCCGGGATCGGCAAGAGTTCCCGGACCCTTCGCATTGATGGCGCCTTGCGGCGGCAGGTCCGGATTCCCGAACGAGGCAGCCCGTGCGGCGCTTGCTGTCATGACAGCGCCCGCAGCGGACACTGCCAACACTTCTCTTCGCGAAAACATGATGGTCACTCCTCGGCAATTCAATTGATGGTGTATGGGAGATAAGGTCTCGATTACCGTGAGCCATTAAATTAACTTTCAATCTTACCGATCGAGCCGGGTACGAATCCTTGTCGTGCTCCGCGAGGTGCGGTGTTCTACGGTGTTCCAATCTTCCATCGTGGCGCGCCATCTGCACGATAGTCGACATCTGCGATCTCCCATCCGCCTCCCAGGGCGCGGTAAAGATTGACGAGATTTGTCGCAATCAGCGTGTCGCTGTCGGCAAGATCATTTTCGCTCTGCAGCAACTGGGCTTGCGTCGTGATGACATTCAGGAAGTCGATCGCACCCTCCGAGTAACGTTGCCTGGCGGCTTGCAGCGCGGCCTGATTTTCAGTGACGGAGCGGGCAACATCGCCGCGTCGGCGTTGCGATTCGCGATAGGCCGTCAGGGCGTCGTCGACCTCCTTCCAGGCCCGCAAGACCGTTTTCTGAAAGAAGATAGCCGCCTCCCGCTGTTGTGATTCGCGCAGCGCCAAGGTGCCCTTCAACTGCCCTCCTTCGAAGATCGGGATCGAAATCGACGGCCCCACCGCGAATGCGGTCGACGTCGGGGTAAACAGATTGCTCAGGTGCAAGCTTTCCACGTTGGCGGCGCCGTTCAACGTCACGTCAGGGTAGAAGCTCGCCACCGCGACGCCGGTCTGTGCCGTGGCTTCATGCAGGTGCGCCTCGGCTTCGCGTACGTCCGGGCGGCGGCGCACGAGCGTTCCGCGCAAGCCCACCGGAACCCTGTGCGGCACGCGCGGCAGCATCCGGGAGCGGCGCAACTCGGCCTCGAGCGCGCGGGGAGCATCGCCCAACAGCAATCCGATGGCGTTGATGAGCTCCACCTCCTGGATGCGCAACGGCGGCAGGGTCGCGGCGATGGTGGCCTGCTGAGCCCGGGCTTGTGCCAGGTCGAGCGTGGTGGCGACCCCGCCGCCGAAACGCTGGTTCACCAAATCCACGTTCTCTCCCGCGAGACGGAGGTTGCGCTTCGCGATCTCAAGCCGGTCCTGCGTTCCGCGCAATAGCATGTAGCTTTGCGCCAGCTCGGCGAGCGCCGCCAGCGCGACGCCGTGCCGGTTCTCCACGGCCGCCAAGGTCTCGGCATCGGCCGCTTCCACGGCCCGACGAACCCGACCGAACAGGTCCAGCTGCCATGATGACGTGAGGCCTTCCCGAAAAAGAGCGTATTCCAAAGGCGCGTCGGGTTGTTTTACGAAGATCGTACTGTTCGGGCTCGCCCGATTATAAGTATTTGATGATAGCCCATCGATATGCGGCAATCCCTGAGCGACTGCGACCTGGCGCTGCGCCACGCCCTGGACCACACGTTCCGCCGCCGTCTTGAGGTCGAGGTTTTGGGCCACCAGCCTTTCGACGAGCGAGGACAGCTGAGAGTCCCGGAAGCTTTTCCACCAAGTCGCATCGATCTTGCCCTCGACCGTTCGGCTGGGCAGGTCCACGGTCTCCAGCGGCATCCGCTTTGGGGCCGCGGCAATCTCCGGGCTCTGGTAGTCCGGCCCCACGGTGCAGCCGGCCAGACCGATGCCTAACATCGGACCGGAGAGGCGCGCCGCAAGTCGTAAGGCACGCACCAATCAATGCCCGGTCACGCGGTCGCTTGATCTGCGCTGCTCGTCCACCACATCCTCCAATCCCGTATGGATGGTAGTCTCGACCGACAAGCCCATGCGCAGGAGCTTAGCCAAAGGTTGCCCGGGCGTCACCACAATCTTGACCGGCAGCCGTTGCACGATCTTGGTAAAATTGCCGGTGGCATTGTTGGGCGCGATCGGCGCAAAGGCAACGCCGGAGGCCGGCGGCACGCTGTCCACGGTCCCTTTGAGGTCGATGTCATAGGCGTCCAGATGGATGGTGACGGGCTGGCCGCTGCGGACGTGCAGCAGAGCCACCTCGCGATAGTTCGATTCGATATAGACTTCGTCGAGCGGTACAACAGTCATCAACGTCGTGCCGGGGCCGACGTAGTTGCCGACCTGTACGGACCGCTCGCCCACCATGCCGTCGATCGGTGCCCGAATTTGTGTATAGGACAGATTAAGCTTGGCCTGTTCAAGTTGAGCCTCATCGGCCCTGACCGCGGCCTCCGCCGCAGATCTCTGGGCCTTGAGCACGTCCAATTGCTGGCGTGCCGCATCGAGCGAAGCTTCAGCGCTGTCCAGCGAGGCCTGACGCTGCTGAAGCGTGCTGTCGGCTTGCTGGTGTTCCCGCATTGTGCCGGCTCCCGTCGTGGCGAGGTTACCGTAGCGGCGCGCGTCGGCCTGCGCAAAAGCGAGACTGGCGCGTGCCGACGCAACGGCGGCTTGTTGTTCTTCTATGATCGATGGCTGGCGCGACACATTCGCGGAGATCTCGTCGAATTGCGATCTGTCGCGTGCGACTGCCGCCTCGGCGGAAGCTACGGCGGTCTCATTGTCGCGCGGGTCGAGAGTGGCGAGCACTTGTCCGGTCTTGACGACGTAGTTGTCGTCGACCGGCACCGTGGCGACCTGACCGGAGATGCGCGGTGCGATCGTGGCGTAATGGACCATCACATAAGCATCGTCGGTCCATACGTCCGGGCGTGGCCGGAAAATGATGTACAGGACCGCCACGGCGAAGATCGCCACGAGGAATCCGACCAGAACCAACGGCCAGCGCGGAAGAGGCGAGGGAGACTTGGCGACTTCCTGCGTCTGCGGGCTCTTCGGCGTTTCATCCTTCTGTTGAGGTTGATCGTCGTTGTTGCGCGTCGGGGCCAGGTCCAACTCTTCGTTCCGCTTCGGCTCGGCGGGTGGCGTCTCGAGTTCGGCCATATCCTCTGCCATGCGCCTTCCTAATGCTTTGCAAAGAGGATACGCGGCGGGACGGTGCGGACCGGCAACGTCATCACGACGACCATCAGGAACACGGTCAGGGCTCCGAGGATCAGGAAGGTATCGCTCGCCGATAAAATCGCTACCTGCTGCTCAACGGCATGGCTGAAGGCTTCCAGGCTGTTCGGCGTGCGGAGCTGACCGTCCGGCATCAACGGCGGTGGATATTGGGGCAGCACCCCATTGCTCTGGATTACCCGCCAGCGGTCCTGGCCAGCCTCATCGGCGATGCGGTCGTAATGCAGCGCGTCGCGCCAACGATTGATCAACTCCAGGAACCAGGCGCTCGCTGCCTCAGCGAGGCCGCGCGATGTGTTGACCACGGCAGACGCGAAAGAGCCTTCGGCCGGGCCGGCAACGGTGTTGGTGACCATCATGAGCAGCGGCATGATCACCATCGGCTGACCGACCGCCTGGAGCAGCTGCCATAGATAGAATTGATCCCGGTTCCAATAAACCGTGAGAAAGGACGAGCCAATGCAGGATGCAAGGATCAACGCCAGCCCGATCAGGCTGACCACGCGCGCATCGACCCGTTTGTAATCCAGCAGCAGCGCCATGGCAGGCAGCATCACGAGTTGCGACGCCGCGATCTCCAGCGTGATCAGATTGGACTGCAGCGGTCTGTATCCCTGGACTTCCTGCAGGTATCGCAAGGGCACGTTCGAACCGGATTGACCGATAACCAGAAAGGTGAACAAACCAAGCGCACCATAAGCGAAGTTGCGCCGGCCGAGCATCTGCAGCTTCAGAAGCGGCGAAGGGTGGAACCACTCGTTGATCAATAGCAGCGAGAGCGCGACCGCGCTCACCAGAGCCAGCACGCAGATCAGCCTTGAGTTGAACCAGTCGAGCCGGTCGCCTTGATACAGCATGGTGCTCAGCGCGGCGATCCCAATCATCAGGAGCAACGCGCCGCGCCAGTCCAGCATTCGGAGCCGTTCGTAGTTTGGCTGATCCTGATGCAGACAGTACCAGATCAGAATGCCGGCGAGAGAGCAGAGGGGGATCGTCTGCAGGAATACGAAACGCCAATCCACGATATCGGTCCAAAATGCGCTCACCGTGGCGGCCAGCGCGGGCGTGAAGGTCGCGGTCAAAGCGTAGACGGCCAGGCCGTAGAGCCGAACGTTCGGCGTGACAACGCGCAGGGCCGTGGTCATCAGGAGAGGGATGATCAGGCCCCCCGCGAGGCCCTGCAGCAGGCGCAGAGTGTAGATCGCCTCGATGTTCGGGCTGAACGGGATCAGCACGCTCGAGGCTCCGCATAGCGCGATCGCGAAAAGCGTCCACCGCCTCAATGTGAAGGCCATCATCATCGTTGGCGAGATCGCCATGCCGATGATTTCGGCCGACACATACAGGCTTTCGATCCAGGTTCCGGAATCGTGACCGATCCCGAGTGCACCGCGGACGTCGATGAGCGCGACGGCTGTCACCTGGTCGTTGAATTCAGACGTCATGGCGGCGATGAGGACGCCGCCGAGGCCAAGCAAGGGTTTGATTTCCACGGGGTCCGCCAGGTCATTTCAAGAAGCTACGATCAGGTCGGCATGACTTCCGGCTTGTCCTTGGGGAATTTTGCGATCGTGGCCTCGCTCACGTTCAGATGCTGGGCAACCATCGCCGGCGGTGTCCGAGCAATCCAGTCGGACAGCGAGACATCTGCGAAGTAGGAGCTTCTGAACACTTCGAGGAACTGCAGATCGGTGTCGCCTGTGTTCTTGATATAATGCCCGAGGTTCTTCTTGACGTAGCCGACGTCGCCCGCGTTGAAGTCCATCGTGACGGCGTTCGGGCCGGTGTTGAAGACCGTCATTTGCCCTTTGCCCTTGATCCAGTATTGCCATTCATCGGCGTTGGGGTGCCAGTGCATCTCCCGCAAGCCGCCGGGACGCACTGTCACCAGCGCGGCGGCGACAGTTGTGGAAACGGTGAAGTTGCGGCTATCGGCGATCCGCACCGAACCGCCCTTGGTCTCGCGCGCCGGGGCTCCCGATCCGAGCGAGAAGGTGAACGGGTGCAGCGGTGCGCCCCTTCC is drawn from Bradyrhizobium lablabi and contains these coding sequences:
- a CDS encoding thioesterase family protein; the encoded protein is MGVLDNVTIGMTAEKIVTMTSEMTVGHFVAQMPQVYATPMMILHMEMAAGFAIASHLPEGFVSVGMDVKVRHLAATPVGRTVRAIARVIQIDPKSVVFEVEAWDGDRKIGDGTHRRGIVNVVEFEERFGVRQLALSSD
- a CDS encoding oxalate decarboxylase family bicupin; this encodes MFSRREVLAVSAAGAVMTASAARAASFGNPDLPPQGAINAKGPGTLADPGPQNPALGNQFPSAQFPPPTDVGGMPLDWASFNNAPKRVQNGGWARQVTQEDFAISKTISGVNMRLTSGGIRELHWHQAAEWAIMTYGNCRVTVLDTMGRPYVADVKEGDLWYFPAGYPHSLQGLGPDGCEFVICFDDGDASEFNTLLVTDWFAHTPPEVLAKNFGVPAETFAKIPLQDLWIFQGKLPGDLAADRAAIGKTGGVPPHPFIFRLGASAPTKESKGGDVRVADSSNFMVSTTVAAALVTVRPGGVREMHWHPNADEWQYYIKGKGRMTVFNTGPNAMTMDFNAGDIGYVKKNLGHYVENVGDTDLVFIGVFRAPQYEEISLSNWLTHTPPALVAQHLNIDEATIAKWPDGGPGVMPKA
- a CDS encoding efflux transporter outer membrane subunit; this translates as MLGIGLAGCTVGPDYQSPEIAAAPKRMPLETVDLPSRTVEGKIDATWWKSFRDSQLSSLVERLVAQNLDLKTAAERVVQGVAQRQVAVAQGLPHIDGLSSNTYNRASPNSTIFVKQPDAPLEYALFREGLTSSWQLDLFGRVRRAVEAADAETLAAVENRHGVALAALAELAQSYMLLRGTQDRLEIAKRNLRLAGENVDLVNQRFGGGVATTLDLAQARAQQATIAATLPPLRIQEVELINAIGLLLGDAPRALEAELRRSRMLPRVPHRVPVGLRGTLVRRRPDVREAEAHLHEATAQTGVAVASFYPDVTLNGAANVESLHLSNLFTPTSTAFAVGPSISIPIFEGGQLKGTLALRESQQREAAIFFQKTVLRAWKEVDDALTAYRESQRRRGDVARSVTENQAALQAARQRYSEGAIDFLNVITTQAQLLQSENDLADSDTLIATNLVNLYRALGGGWEIADVDYRADGAPRWKIGTP
- a CDS encoding HlyD family secretion protein; its protein translation is MAEDMAELETPPAEPKRNEELDLAPTRNNDDQPQQKDETPKSPQTQEVAKSPSPLPRWPLVLVGFLVAIFAVAVLYIIFRPRPDVWTDDAYVMVHYATIAPRISGQVATVPVDDNYVVKTGQVLATLDPRDNETAVASAEAAVARDRSQFDEISANVSRQPSIIEEQQAAVASARASLAFAQADARRYGNLATTGAGTMREHQQADSTLQQRQASLDSAEASLDAARQQLDVLKAQRSAAEAAVRADEAQLEQAKLNLSYTQIRAPIDGMVGERSVQVGNYVGPGTTLMTVVPLDEVYIESNYREVALLHVRSGQPVTIHLDAYDIDLKGTVDSVPPASGVAFAPIAPNNATGNFTKIVQRLPVKIVVTPGQPLAKLLRMGLSVETTIHTGLEDVVDEQRRSSDRVTGH
- a CDS encoding MFS transporter, with the protein product MEIKPLLGLGGVLIAAMTSEFNDQVTAVALIDVRGALGIGHDSGTWIESLYVSAEIIGMAISPTMMMAFTLRRWTLFAIALCGASSVLIPFSPNIEAIYTLRLLQGLAGGLIIPLLMTTALRVVTPNVRLYGLAVYALTATFTPALAATVSAFWTDIVDWRFVFLQTIPLCSLAGILIWYCLHQDQPNYERLRMLDWRGALLLMIGIAALSTMLYQGDRLDWFNSRLICVLALVSAVALSLLLINEWFHPSPLLKLQMLGRRNFAYGALGLFTFLVIGQSGSNVPLRYLQEVQGYRPLQSNLITLEIAASQLVMLPAMALLLDYKRVDARVVSLIGLALILASCIGSSFLTVYWNRDQFYLWQLLQAVGQPMVIMPLLMMVTNTVAGPAEGSFASAVVNTSRGLAEAASAWFLELINRWRDALHYDRIADEAGQDRWRVIQSNGVLPQYPPPLMPDGQLRTPNSLEAFSHAVEQQVAILSASDTFLILGALTVFLMVVVMTLPVRTVPPRILFAKH